The following are encoded in a window of Qipengyuania soli genomic DNA:
- a CDS encoding MFS transporter, whose product MAADGATHREPTDKEIRLVIAASSAGTIFEWYDFFIYGTLAALIGAAFFPSDNETLEILLVWAGFAVGFGFRPLGAILFGFLGDKLGRKYTFLVTVTLMGIATAGVGLIPGAASIGLAAPLIVLGLRILQGLALGGEYGGAAIYVAEHAPPEKRGYYTSFIQASVVGGFVLSIAVVAACRALIPADDFAAWGWRVPFLLSIILLAISLWMRLKLNESPVFQAMKAAGETAGNPFVESFTYPGNKKRIFVALFGVAGVLTVIWYTAFFYGLSFLRGPMRMEDSLTEWVMLISGLISMSFYIWVGRWSDKVGRKKPIIIGAIATLVFLFPIFWGLGALSNPGLASSAREAPVVVAGENCTYDPFASKQATECGRLLADLTSLGVSYAVADPYGEARATVGGEIIPIDMTDDAGRKAALQSALEAKGYDFSKQTPPPGSLIGIIALLCSLGMLSALTYGSVAALLAEMFPARIRYSSMSIPYHMGAGYLGGFLPLIAGYIVASTGNAYAGLWYCWGVMAFGLVVAWWGIPSGPPSDFEESGEDPPASPVLP is encoded by the coding sequence ATGGCTGCAGATGGCGCCACGCACAGAGAACCGACCGACAAGGAAATTCGCCTGGTCATCGCGGCAAGTTCGGCGGGGACGATCTTCGAGTGGTATGATTTCTTCATCTACGGCACGCTTGCTGCGCTCATCGGCGCCGCTTTCTTCCCGAGCGACAACGAAACGCTGGAAATTCTGCTGGTCTGGGCGGGCTTCGCGGTCGGCTTCGGATTTCGGCCTCTGGGTGCCATCCTCTTCGGCTTCCTCGGAGACAAGCTTGGACGCAAGTACACCTTCCTTGTGACAGTTACGCTCATGGGTATCGCCACGGCAGGCGTCGGCCTCATCCCCGGGGCAGCGAGCATTGGCCTTGCTGCGCCACTCATCGTTCTCGGCCTGCGCATCCTCCAGGGCCTGGCGCTTGGCGGCGAGTATGGCGGCGCTGCCATCTATGTCGCCGAACACGCCCCTCCCGAAAAGCGCGGCTATTACACCAGTTTCATCCAGGCGAGCGTGGTCGGCGGGTTCGTGCTTTCGATCGCCGTGGTGGCTGCATGCCGCGCATTGATCCCCGCTGACGACTTCGCAGCCTGGGGCTGGCGTGTGCCGTTCCTGCTCTCGATAATCCTGCTGGCCATATCTCTCTGGATGCGACTGAAGCTCAACGAGAGCCCGGTGTTCCAGGCGATGAAGGCTGCGGGCGAGACAGCGGGCAACCCCTTCGTCGAAAGCTTCACCTACCCCGGCAACAAGAAGCGCATTTTCGTCGCTCTCTTCGGCGTTGCGGGTGTGCTGACGGTGATCTGGTACACAGCCTTCTTCTACGGCCTTTCGTTCCTCCGCGGCCCGATGCGGATGGAGGACAGCCTGACCGAGTGGGTCATGCTCATCTCGGGCCTGATTTCCATGTCGTTCTACATCTGGGTCGGGCGCTGGTCCGACAAGGTGGGCCGCAAGAAACCGATCATCATCGGTGCGATCGCGACGCTGGTCTTCCTGTTCCCGATCTTCTGGGGGCTGGGTGCGCTGAGTAATCCGGGGCTGGCCAGCAGCGCGCGCGAGGCTCCGGTCGTCGTTGCGGGAGAGAACTGCACCTACGATCCCTTCGCCAGCAAACAGGCCACCGAATGCGGCCGCCTCCTTGCCGACCTGACTTCTCTCGGCGTCTCCTACGCGGTAGCCGATCCTTATGGCGAGGCTCGCGCGACAGTGGGGGGTGAGATTATCCCTATCGACATGACCGACGACGCGGGACGTAAGGCGGCACTGCAGTCGGCTCTCGAAGCCAAGGGTTACGACTTCTCCAAGCAGACGCCGCCACCTGGAAGCCTCATCGGGATCATCGCGCTGCTTTGCTCGCTGGGGATGCTTTCCGCGCTGACCTACGGCTCGGTTGCGGCATTGCTTGCAGAGATGTTCCCGGCGCGCATCCGCTATTCCTCGATGTCGATCCCGTATCACATGGGCGCGGGCTATCTCGGCGGATTCCTGCCGCTCATCGCGGGGTATATTGTCGCCAGCACCGGGAACGCCTACGCGGGCCTCTGGTATTGCTGGGGTGTGATGGCCTTCGGCCTCGTCGTGGCATGGTGGGGCATCCCGAGCGGACCGCCGAGCGACTTCGAGGAAAGCGGAGAAGATCCGCCAGCCTCGCCCGTACTTCCATGA
- a CDS encoding M28 family peptidase, which yields MKKLAPLALLVSTPLSAQGTPPPATDPGAGVSESRLRADIDTLVAFGTRHTLSEQDNPKRGIGAAVDWGLAEFGRISTECGGCLEVVTPERMVQGDRIPNPVRLRNAVAIQRGYERPNEVVIVQGHIDSRVSDPLDWQKDAPGANDDGSGTVLVLEAARNLTQRRYPVTIVYALLSGEEQGLFGGRLMADYAAEQGWNVKGVLNNDIVGGSCGSDGWCDDAHVRVFSEGPRADLTDELRAMQRREGGENDTPGRNLSRYIDRLAENTDGSLDVRQIWRADRMGRGGDQIPFLEKGYPAVRITVAVENYNWQHQDLRTEDGIEYGDTPDKMDFPYLARVTQLNIRALDALARTPNPPKSIAKAAVQTFTDVSWEEVPGAIGYSVWQRRTDEPYWPEDPVIANVVATSARLEGVRGDDWIFGVSAVGKDGTSGPVASAVPAGQYAPVLSKKDDSE from the coding sequence ATGAAAAAGCTCGCACCTCTCGCCCTCCTCGTTTCGACCCCGCTTTCGGCGCAAGGCACGCCTCCGCCAGCTACCGACCCGGGCGCCGGGGTTTCGGAATCTCGGTTGCGTGCCGACATCGACACGCTGGTCGCATTCGGGACACGACATACGCTTTCCGAACAGGATAATCCGAAACGCGGGATCGGCGCGGCGGTCGACTGGGGCCTTGCCGAATTCGGACGAATTTCGACGGAGTGCGGAGGATGCCTAGAAGTCGTCACCCCGGAACGCATGGTGCAAGGCGATCGCATTCCGAACCCGGTCCGTCTGCGCAACGCCGTCGCCATCCAGCGCGGCTACGAGCGCCCGAATGAGGTCGTGATCGTTCAGGGGCACATCGACAGTCGCGTTTCAGATCCTCTAGACTGGCAGAAGGATGCGCCGGGCGCGAATGACGACGGTTCGGGAACGGTGTTGGTGCTCGAAGCGGCGCGCAACCTCACGCAGCGACGCTATCCGGTGACGATCGTCTATGCGCTCCTCTCCGGTGAGGAACAGGGCCTCTTCGGCGGCCGCCTGATGGCCGACTATGCGGCGGAGCAGGGCTGGAACGTCAAGGGCGTGCTCAACAACGATATCGTCGGCGGGTCCTGCGGCAGCGATGGCTGGTGCGACGATGCTCATGTCCGCGTATTCTCGGAAGGCCCGCGGGCCGACCTGACCGACGAACTGCGCGCCATGCAGCGAAGGGAAGGCGGGGAGAACGACACCCCCGGCAGGAACCTCTCGCGGTATATCGACCGGCTCGCTGAGAACACGGACGGGAGCCTCGATGTCCGTCAGATCTGGCGTGCCGACCGCATGGGACGCGGCGGGGACCAGATACCGTTCCTCGAGAAAGGGTATCCCGCGGTGCGGATCACCGTCGCGGTCGAGAACTACAACTGGCAGCACCAGGACCTGCGGACCGAGGATGGCATCGAATATGGCGATACGCCCGACAAGATGGACTTTCCCTATCTTGCCCGCGTGACGCAATTGAACATTCGCGCACTTGACGCTCTTGCCCGCACTCCCAACCCGCCCAAGTCCATCGCGAAGGCGGCGGTCCAGACCTTCACCGATGTCAGCTGGGAGGAGGTGCCGGGTGCCATCGGTTACTCGGTCTGGCAGCGTCGTACCGACGAGCCTTACTGGCCCGAGGATCCGGTGATCGCGAACGTCGTTGCGACCAGTGCCCGCCTTGAAGGCGTACGCGGCGACGACTGGATCTTCGGGGTGAGCGCAGTCGGCAAGGACGGCACGAGCGGACCCGTTGCCAGCGCGGTCCCGGCCGGCCAATACGCGCCTGTCTTATCCAAGAAGGATGACAGCGAGTAA
- the proS gene encoding proline--tRNA ligase, whose translation MAQIRHALNTKRADDFAAWYQEVISAAEMAEESGVRGCMVIKPWGYGIWERMQRLLDDRIKATGHDNCYFPLFIPLSNFAREAEHVDGFAKEMAVVTHHRLIAGPEGGLIPDPEAKLEEPLVVRPTSETIIGDAMARWVQSWRDLPLKLNQWANVVRWEMRTRMFLRTSEFLWQEGHTAHADEAEAKEHTLRMLEVYRAFADEDLSLAVIAGEKPENERFPGAVETWSIEAMMQDGKALQAGTSHYLGTNFAQASGIQYQDREGSQTYAHTTSWGVSTRMVGGVIMTHGDDDGLRLPPRIAPQQVIILPMLREDDGDAKLIEYCEGLRATLASQHVLSEPLRVLLDTRPGKAAQKRWDWVRKGAPVIVEVGGRDMENGVVSMLRRDRLWDEATGKPAFQTPTREVAGQTIPDVLADMQASLLTQATERREANMTRGVTDFAQVEAHFGGDAKYPGWIEVQWSKPTGAALDKIVEQLKAHKLTMRNVPIGSAPADGACIFTGEKAVERVLLAKAY comes from the coding sequence GTGGCCCAGATCCGCCATGCCTTGAACACCAAGCGCGCCGACGATTTCGCCGCCTGGTACCAGGAAGTCATCTCCGCCGCCGAAATGGCCGAGGAGTCGGGGGTGCGCGGCTGCATGGTCATCAAGCCGTGGGGCTACGGCATCTGGGAGCGCATGCAGCGCCTGCTCGATGACCGGATCAAGGCGACCGGCCATGACAACTGCTATTTCCCGCTGTTCATTCCGCTCTCGAACTTCGCCCGGGAGGCAGAGCATGTCGACGGCTTCGCCAAGGAAATGGCCGTGGTCACCCACCACCGCCTTATCGCCGGTCCCGAGGGCGGCCTGATCCCCGATCCCGAGGCAAAGCTGGAAGAGCCGCTGGTCGTCCGTCCCACCTCCGAAACCATCATCGGCGACGCGATGGCGCGCTGGGTCCAGTCGTGGCGCGACCTGCCGCTCAAGCTCAATCAGTGGGCCAACGTCGTCCGCTGGGAAATGCGCACCCGCATGTTCCTGCGCACCAGTGAATTCCTCTGGCAGGAAGGACACACGGCACATGCCGACGAGGCCGAGGCGAAGGAGCACACGCTCCGGATGCTTGAGGTCTATCGCGCTTTTGCGGACGAGGACCTGAGCCTTGCCGTGATCGCTGGCGAGAAGCCCGAGAACGAACGATTCCCCGGTGCGGTCGAAACCTGGTCGATCGAGGCGATGATGCAGGACGGCAAGGCATTGCAGGCCGGCACCAGCCACTATCTCGGCACCAATTTCGCCCAGGCCAGCGGCATCCAGTACCAGGACCGCGAGGGCTCGCAGACATATGCCCACACAACCAGCTGGGGCGTATCGACCCGCATGGTCGGCGGGGTCATCATGACGCATGGCGATGACGACGGCCTGCGTCTGCCTCCCAGGATCGCGCCGCAGCAGGTCATCATTCTGCCGATGCTGCGCGAGGACGATGGCGATGCGAAGCTGATTGAATATTGCGAGGGCCTGCGTGCGACGCTCGCCAGCCAGCACGTGCTGAGCGAACCGCTGCGCGTCCTGCTGGATACGCGCCCGGGCAAGGCGGCACAGAAACGCTGGGACTGGGTGCGCAAGGGTGCCCCGGTCATCGTCGAGGTCGGTGGTCGCGACATGGAGAACGGCGTGGTCAGCATGCTGCGCCGCGATCGCCTGTGGGACGAAGCGACCGGTAAGCCCGCCTTCCAGACCCCGACGCGCGAGGTGGCCGGTCAGACCATCCCCGATGTGCTCGCCGACATGCAGGCATCGCTGCTTACCCAGGCGACCGAGCGTCGCGAGGCGAACATGACCCGCGGCGTAACCGACTTCGCCCAGGTCGAGGCGCATTTCGGTGGCGATGCCAAGTACCCGGGTTGGATTGAAGTCCAGTGGTCGAAGCCCACCGGCGCCGCGCTCGACAAGATTGTCGAGCAGCTCAAGGCTCACAAGCTCACCATGCGCAACGTGCCGATCGGTTCGGCCCCTGCCGATGGCGCTTGCATCTTTACCGGTGAGAAGGCGGTTGAGCGGGTGTTGCTGGCAAAGGCCTACTGA
- a CDS encoding iron-sulfur cluster assembly scaffold protein, with amino-acid sequence MTARPSGVLYSPQLLSLAVELADYPIRTSAPALGHARSRTCGSTIVLSSMSAEVVSEPGLKVAACAVGQAAAAIFARSAEGLTARELQVHLEEVEGWLSGGEGLPRWPRFTALIPARDYPGRHEAIQLPWRAAIDALCKGEGDG; translated from the coding sequence ATGACCGCCAGGCCAAGCGGGGTGCTGTATTCTCCGCAATTGCTGTCACTCGCCGTCGAACTTGCCGATTACCCGATCCGGACCTCAGCACCTGCCCTGGGCCATGCCCGATCGCGCACTTGCGGCAGCACGATCGTCCTCTCTTCAATGTCGGCCGAGGTCGTCTCCGAACCTGGGTTGAAAGTGGCAGCCTGCGCCGTCGGGCAAGCCGCCGCCGCTATCTTCGCGCGCTCGGCAGAGGGCCTGACGGCTAGAGAATTGCAAGTGCACCTTGAAGAAGTCGAGGGCTGGCTTTCTGGTGGGGAGGGTCTGCCACGCTGGCCGCGATTCACTGCGCTGATTCCGGCACGCGATTATCCCGGACGGCACGAGGCGATCCAGCTGCCGTGGAGAGCGGCGATCGATGCGCTTTGCAAGGGTGAGGGCGACGGCTAG
- the radA gene encoding DNA repair protein RadA — protein MAKPKKRYVCQACGSVSHRWQGQCADCAEWNTLSEEAPATVFSLKHDLSSGGRGIEFVDLDKPGLLPTRQPTGLAEFDRALGGGLVPGSAILMGGDPGIGKSTLLLQAAARIAREGHGVVYVSGEEATGQVRMRAARLGLSDAPVKLASATGVRDILTTLGGMDAPRFLVIDSIQTMHSDTIEGAPGTVSQVRGCAFELIRYAKENNVALVLVGHVTKDGNIAGPRVLEHMVDVVMSFEGERSHQYRILRALKNRFGAVDEIGVFAMAGEGLEEVANPSMLFLSGHDRPMAGSAVFPAMEGTRPVLVEIQALIVRLQSGATPRRAVVGWDSGRLAMLLAVLESRCGLNFSSAEVYLNVSGGYRLSDPAADLAVAAALVSALADKPLPERSVWLGEVSLSGEVRPVAHAGMRLREAAKLGFAKGFGPSDAKGISSELEYSGLGQLANLVDRIVGT, from the coding sequence ATGGCCAAGCCAAAGAAACGCTATGTCTGCCAAGCCTGTGGTAGTGTCTCCCACCGCTGGCAGGGGCAGTGCGCCGACTGTGCCGAGTGGAACACGTTGAGCGAAGAAGCGCCCGCAACGGTCTTCTCGCTCAAGCACGACCTTTCGAGCGGGGGCAGGGGGATCGAGTTCGTCGATCTCGACAAGCCGGGCCTTCTTCCGACGCGTCAACCGACCGGACTTGCCGAATTCGACCGCGCGCTGGGCGGCGGGCTGGTGCCCGGATCCGCCATCCTGATGGGAGGTGATCCGGGAATCGGGAAATCGACCCTCCTGTTGCAGGCTGCGGCCCGAATTGCCCGTGAGGGACATGGGGTCGTCTATGTCAGCGGGGAAGAAGCGACGGGCCAGGTGCGCATGCGGGCGGCACGGCTCGGACTGTCCGATGCACCGGTCAAGCTCGCTTCTGCAACCGGTGTACGCGACATTCTGACGACGCTTGGCGGGATGGATGCACCGCGTTTCCTTGTGATCGATTCGATTCAGACAATGCATTCGGACACGATCGAGGGCGCTCCCGGCACGGTAAGCCAGGTGCGTGGATGCGCCTTCGAACTGATCCGTTACGCCAAGGAAAACAATGTCGCGCTGGTGCTGGTCGGCCACGTGACCAAGGACGGTAACATCGCCGGGCCACGCGTGCTGGAGCACATGGTCGATGTGGTGATGAGCTTCGAGGGGGAGCGCAGCCACCAGTATCGCATCCTGCGCGCGCTCAAGAACCGCTTCGGTGCGGTCGACGAGATCGGGGTCTTCGCCATGGCCGGCGAAGGACTGGAAGAGGTTGCCAACCCGTCCATGCTGTTCCTCTCCGGCCATGACCGGCCGATGGCGGGCAGCGCGGTCTTTCCCGCCATGGAAGGGACGCGACCCGTTCTTGTCGAGATACAGGCGCTCATCGTCCGGCTGCAGTCGGGCGCAACACCGCGCCGGGCCGTGGTTGGCTGGGATAGTGGGAGACTGGCCATGTTGCTCGCAGTCCTGGAGTCGCGCTGCGGTCTCAATTTCAGTTCGGCAGAAGTCTATCTCAACGTCTCGGGTGGATATCGGCTGTCCGATCCTGCCGCAGACCTCGCAGTCGCCGCGGCGCTGGTGAGCGCACTTGCCGACAAACCATTACCCGAACGCAGCGTTTGGCTCGGCGAGGTGTCGCTTTCAGGCGAAGTCAGACCTGTGGCCCACGCGGGAATGCGCTTGCGCGAAGCAGCCAAGCTCGGTTTCGCAAAAGGTTTCGGTCCGTCCGATGCCAAGGGCATCTCTTCGGAACTCGAGTACTCAGGCTTGGGACAACTCGCGAACCTCGTTGACCGTATCGTCGGGACCTAA
- the phaR gene encoding polyhydroxyalkanoate synthesis repressor PhaR — protein sequence MAKRTAEGEPIIIKKYANRRLYNTDTSSYITLDDLAGMVRENVDFQVLDAKTGDDITHTILTQIIVEEESSGSQMLPVSFLRDLISMYGNSMQSMMPSYLEASMANFRKNREQLHDAFMKGISSNPLAKMAEVNLKMMQGAAEAFIPGARKAAKPDQSDELAKMREQMAAMQKKLDELSK from the coding sequence ATGGCCAAGCGTACAGCTGAAGGCGAGCCGATCATCATCAAGAAATACGCCAACCGGCGGCTCTACAACACCGATACCAGCAGCTATATTACGCTCGACGACCTCGCCGGCATGGTGCGCGAGAATGTCGACTTCCAGGTGCTCGACGCGAAAACGGGCGACGACATCACCCACACCATCCTGACGCAGATCATCGTCGAGGAAGAATCCAGCGGATCGCAGATGCTGCCGGTCAGCTTCCTGCGCGACCTCATCTCGATGTACGGCAATTCTATGCAGTCGATGATGCCGAGTTACCTCGAAGCGAGCATGGCCAATTTCCGCAAGAACCGCGAGCAACTGCATGACGCCTTCATGAAGGGCATTTCGTCGAACCCGCTTGCCAAGATGGCCGAAGTGAACCTGAAGATGATGCAGGGCGCGGCCGAAGCCTTCATCCCCGGTGCGCGCAAGGCAGCCAAGCCGGACCAATCGGACGAACTGGCCAAGATGCGCGAGCAGATGGCGGCGATGCAGAAGAAGCTGGACGAACTCAGCAAATAG
- a CDS encoding CvpA family protein yields MTGFDLIVLLIVGIAAVGGFMRGFVQEVLSMGAWVLAAFAIRYLHTPLTLAMQNYIGADITTSLLAFTLLLLIPYAAMKVIANNVGQASKNSILGPIDRVLGFGFGALKGILITILAFSLLVLGYDTVWSYKGRPAWITTARSYELIDASSRALVEVLAERRARLNKQQATGEE; encoded by the coding sequence ATGACGGGTTTCGATCTCATAGTTCTGCTCATCGTGGGCATAGCCGCTGTTGGCGGCTTTATGCGTGGCTTTGTGCAGGAAGTACTTTCGATGGGAGCCTGGGTTCTTGCGGCTTTTGCCATCCGCTACCTGCACACCCCGCTGACGCTGGCCATGCAGAATTACATCGGGGCCGACATCACAACCTCGCTGCTCGCGTTCACATTGTTGCTCCTCATTCCCTATGCCGCGATGAAGGTCATCGCCAACAACGTAGGGCAAGCTTCGAAGAATTCGATCCTCGGACCGATCGACCGCGTGCTGGGTTTCGGCTTCGGCGCGCTCAAAGGCATCTTGATCACGATCCTCGCCTTTTCTCTCCTCGTGCTCGGCTACGATACCGTGTGGAGCTACAAGGGGCGCCCAGCATGGATCACAACCGCACGCAGCTATGAACTGATCGACGCAAGCTCGCGCGCCTTGGTAGAAGTGTTGGCGGAACGCCGTGCGCGTCTCAACAAGCAGCAGGCTACCGGGGAAGAATGA
- the alr gene encoding alanine racemase: protein MTELPPPTLRLDIDTDALAHNWRALDAMSGAARAGAAVKADCYGLGVDACVPVLRDAGCRDFFVAHWNEVPDVLRHVPAAQIAVLHGPLSVDDAAFARATGVIPVIDSVRQAKLWSETGGGPCHLMVDTGINRLGISTREVTEPSIQALDVRILMSHLACADEDSDMNARQLASFKAVMPHVRHRETSLANSAGIGLGGDYHFALTRPGLALYGGVPTKAFDDAIRQVARPQAAIIQTRLLSAGDTVGYNATFTAPTAMRVGVVSLGYADGILRAWGGGHFKHGDISLPILGKVSMDMIVIDLTHAPEIAEGDWVELPYHLPNAAQQTSLSQYELLTVLGRRFTR, encoded by the coding sequence ATGACCGAACTGCCGCCGCCGACCCTGCGGCTCGATATCGACACTGACGCGCTTGCCCACAACTGGCGCGCGCTTGACGCCATGTCCGGCGCGGCGAGAGCAGGGGCTGCGGTGAAGGCCGATTGCTATGGTCTAGGCGTGGACGCGTGCGTGCCTGTTCTTCGGGACGCTGGTTGCCGCGATTTCTTCGTCGCCCACTGGAATGAGGTTCCGGACGTGCTTCGCCATGTGCCCGCCGCGCAGATCGCGGTCCTGCACGGCCCGCTCAGCGTAGATGACGCCGCGTTTGCGAGGGCCACTGGCGTCATTCCCGTAATCGACAGCGTCAGGCAGGCGAAGCTGTGGTCCGAGACCGGTGGCGGTCCCTGTCACCTGATGGTCGATACCGGCATCAATCGCCTCGGGATCTCGACGCGCGAGGTCACGGAACCTTCTATTCAGGCACTCGATGTGCGCATCCTGATGAGCCACCTCGCCTGCGCGGACGAGGATAGCGACATGAACGCTCGCCAGCTGGCGAGTTTCAAGGCCGTCATGCCGCATGTTCGTCATCGGGAAACCAGCCTCGCCAACAGCGCCGGAATCGGTCTTGGCGGCGACTACCACTTTGCGCTGACACGGCCCGGCCTTGCTCTGTACGGGGGTGTCCCGACCAAGGCATTCGATGACGCAATCCGTCAGGTAGCACGCCCGCAGGCTGCGATCATCCAGACCCGGCTTCTCTCTGCGGGCGACACCGTCGGTTACAACGCCACGTTCACTGCACCCACTGCCATGCGTGTCGGTGTCGTTTCGCTGGGGTACGCAGACGGCATCCTTCGCGCCTGGGGTGGAGGACACTTTAAACACGGCGATATCTCGCTGCCGATCCTCGGGAAGGTCTCGATGGACATGATCGTGATCGACCTGACGCACGCGCCCGAGATTGCCGAGGGTGACTGGGTTGAGTTGCCCTATCACCTGCCCAATGCTGCGCAGCAAACCTCTCTTTCGCAATATGAATTGCTTACCGTTCTGGGACGTCGGTTTACACGCTGA